A single window of Coffea eugenioides isolate CCC68of chromosome 7, Ceug_1.0, whole genome shotgun sequence DNA harbors:
- the LOC113778377 gene encoding cytochrome P450 81E8-like: TQIAELSMEVVWVYTVISSFLIFLSFRFLSKRLRNLPPSPIPAFPIIGHLYLLKPPLYRTFYKISQKYGPIISLQFGSRLVVVVSSPSAVEECFTKNDVILANRPRFVVGKYFGYNYTNMTSSPYGEHWRNLRRLGSVEIFSASRLNMFLSVRKDEIRRLLVKLAQKSRHDFAKVEMKSRLSELSLNIIMRMVAGKRYFGEEEDNYEATQFRGLIKEVFKRGGVSNPGDFLPLLRWIDYGNFEKNSMKLFTKFDSFLVGLLEEHRRNKNSNTMIDHLLSLQESQPEYYTDQIIKGIILVMLTAGTDTSSVTIEWALSLLLNHPEVLEKARAELDAQVGTDRLVDEHDLSNLPYLHNIISETLRLYPPTPMLVPHESSDDCKIGGYNIPRGTILLVNAWAVHRDPNVWDDPTSFKPDRFDGLQVEPSKLIPFGMGRRSCPGSGLARRVVGLALGSLIQSFDWKRIGEEEIDLAEGTGVSMPKAKPLEAMCRARDMVINRIV, encoded by the exons ACGCAGATAGCTGAATTGAGCATGGAAGTTGTCTGGGTATACACAGTGATTTcatcttttcttatttttcttagttttaggTTCCTTTCGAAGCGGCTCCGAAACCTCCCACCAAGTCCAATACCAGCTTTTCCAATAATAGGTCATCTCTACCTCCTGAAACCGCCTCTCTACAGAACCTTCTACAAAATCTCCCAAAAATACGGCCCCATAATTTCCCTTCAATTCGGGAGCCGCCTAGTAGTGGTGGTATCATCTCCTTCGGCGGTGGAGGAATGCTTCACCAAGAACGATGTGATCCTCGCCAACCGGCCTCGCTTTGTTGTAGGAAAGTATTTTGGTTACAACTACACCAACATGACCAGTTCCCCATATGGTGAGCATTGGCGGAATCTTCGCCGTCTGGGTTCCGTGGAAATATTTTCGGCCAGTCGTTTGAACATGTTCTTGTCCGTCAGGAAAGATGAAATCAGACGGTTGCTTGTGAAACTGGCTCAGAAGTCTCGCCACGATTTTGCTAAGGTTGAAATGAAGTCGAGATTATCTGAGCTTTCTTTGAACATTATTATGAGGATGGTGGCCGGAAAGAGATATTTCGGCGAGGAAGAAGATAACTACGAAGCAACGCAGTTTCGGGGGCTTATTAAAGAAGTATTCAAACGTGGTGGTGTATCAAATCCTGGAGATTTCCTGCCGCTGTTAAGATGGATCGATTATGGAAACTTCGAGAAAAACTCGATGAAGCTCTTCACCAAATTTGACTCGTTCTTGGTGGGCTTACTTGAGGAGCATCGCCGCAACAAGAATAGTAATACGATGATCGATCATCTGCTTTCTTTGCAGGAATCGCAGCCAGAATACTATACGGACCAAATCATCAAAGGGATTATACTG GTCATGCTTACGGCTGGAACAGACACTTCATCAGTGACTATAGAATGGGCCTTGTCTCTTTTGCTCAACCATCCCGAGGTGCTAGAGAAAGCTCGAGCTGAATTGGATGCTCAAGTAGGGACTGATCGATTGGTCGACGAACATGATCTATCCAATCTTCCTTATCTTCATAACATCATTTCAGAAACACTTCGGTTGTACCCCCCAACACCAATGCTAGTGCCACATGAGTCGTCCGATGACTGTAAAATTGGGGGATACAATATTCCGCGAGGCACAATTTTGCTAGTTAATGCATGGGCAGTTCACAGGGATCCAAACGTTTGGGATGATCCAACAAGCTTCAAGCCAGATAGATTCGACGGCTTGCAAGTTGAGCCATCAAAGCTGATTCCATTTGGGATGGGAAGGAGATCTTGCCCTGGTTCTGGCCTAGCACGGCGGGTGGTAGGTTTGGCCTTGGGATCTCTAATTCAgagttttgattggaaaagaattGGTGAGGAGGAGATTGATCTAGCTGAAGGGACAGGAGTGTCCATGCCAAAAGCCAAGCCACTAGAAGCCATGTGCAGAGCTCGTGACATGGTTATAAACAGGATTGTTTAA